A genomic stretch from Dissulfurispira thermophila includes:
- the gltA gene encoding NADPH-dependent glutamate synthase, producing MTENNSKETILTRTPIPEQDPAKRRSNFDEVALGYTPEMAMKEAARCLQCKRPLCIDGCPIHIPIPQFIKAIKEGNFEKAIGLIKTASFLPAVCGRVCPQEDQCEKNCTLGKKAEPVAIGYLERFAADYAMQNRNGADVKIPKPTGKKIAIVGSGPAGLTCAYELARLGHKITIFEALHDAGGVLVYGIPEFRLPKRIVAHEINLLNEIGVEIVTNAVVGKLITIDEIMEEFNACFIGTGAGLPKFMGIEGENLNGVYSANEFLTRANLMKAYAFPEYDTPIKIGKRVAVIGGGNVAMDAVRTALRLGAREAMIIYRRSANEMPARKEEIHHAFEEGVQFELLTSPVRIIGEDGWVKSVECVRMELGEPDKSGRRSPIAVKGSEFKIPVDVVIIAIGTGANPILPQSTRKLALNKCGYIIVDEETGQTSREGIFAGGDIVTGSATVILAMGAGKKAAKAIHEYLMHI from the coding sequence ATGACAGAGAACAATAGCAAGGAAACTATTCTGACAAGAACCCCTATCCCTGAGCAAGACCCAGCAAAAAGACGCTCTAATTTTGATGAGGTAGCACTTGGTTATACTCCTGAAATGGCTATGAAAGAGGCTGCTCGTTGTCTTCAGTGCAAAAGGCCGTTGTGTATTGATGGATGTCCTATTCATATCCCTATTCCGCAGTTTATAAAGGCAATAAAGGAAGGCAATTTTGAGAAGGCAATAGGTCTGATTAAAACCGCAAGCTTTTTGCCTGCTGTCTGCGGAAGGGTATGTCCACAAGAAGACCAGTGCGAGAAGAACTGTACACTTGGCAAAAAGGCTGAACCTGTTGCTATTGGCTATTTGGAAAGATTTGCTGCAGATTATGCAATGCAGAATCGTAATGGAGCAGATGTCAAAATTCCAAAGCCAACGGGTAAAAAAATAGCTATTGTTGGAAGTGGACCTGCAGGTTTGACCTGTGCCTATGAATTAGCCAGACTTGGACATAAGATTACTATCTTTGAAGCCCTCCATGATGCAGGAGGGGTCTTGGTGTATGGCATTCCTGAATTTAGGCTTCCAAAGAGGATAGTTGCCCATGAGATTAATCTATTGAATGAAATTGGGGTTGAGATTGTTACCAATGCTGTGGTAGGAAAACTTATTACTATAGATGAGATAATGGAGGAGTTTAATGCATGTTTCATCGGTACAGGTGCTGGTTTGCCAAAGTTCATGGGAATCGAAGGAGAGAATCTGAATGGTGTTTATTCTGCCAATGAGTTTTTAACCCGTGCAAATTTGATGAAGGCATATGCATTTCCTGAATACGATACGCCGATAAAAATAGGAAAGAGGGTGGCTGTTATCGGAGGAGGAAATGTGGCTATGGATGCAGTGAGGACTGCTCTTCGTCTTGGAGCAAGAGAAGCCATGATAATTTATCGTCGTTCAGCAAATGAGATGCCTGCAAGAAAGGAAGAGATACATCATGCCTTTGAAGAAGGTGTGCAGTTTGAACTCCTTACGAGCCCTGTCAGAATTATAGGTGAGGATGGTTGGGTAAAGTCAGTCGAATGCGTAAGAATGGAACTCGGCGAGCCTGATAAGTCAGGAAGAAGAAGCCCTATTGCAGTGAAAGGCTCGGAGTTTAAGATTCCAGTCGATGTTGTGATAATCGCTATTGGTACAGGAGCTAATCCAATTTTACCGCAAAGCACAAGAAAACTTGCTCTGAATAAATGTGGTTATATTATAGTGGACGAGGAGACAGGACAAACAAGTAGAGAAGGTATATTTGCAGGGGGTGATATTGTAACTGGCTCTGCAACAGTTATTCTTGCAATGGGAGCTGGAAAAAAAGCAGCAAAGGCGATCCATGAATATTTGATGCACATCTGA
- the hisG gene encoding ATP phosphoribosyltransferase, whose translation MNKDKRLKLGLPKGSLQEATLKLFRKAGYYVSVSSRSYYPVFDDEEIHSMLIRAQEMARYVEDGHLDCGLTGKDWILEQNADVVEVAELIYGKGGFSPVKWVIAVPMDSKIKRVEDLEGKRIATELVGFTKRYLKSKGVKAEVDFSWGATEVKPPHLADAIVELTETGASLRANNLRIVETIIESTTRFIANKKAWQDKWKRQKMKNIAMLLQGALTAEAKVGLKMNVPEKSFKRVLNLLSAMHSPTVSPLSDTGWYAVEVITDEKMVRDLIPKLKSIGASGIVEYPLNKVIP comes from the coding sequence ATGAATAAAGACAAAAGACTTAAACTTGGACTTCCAAAAGGCAGCCTTCAAGAGGCAACACTAAAATTATTTAGAAAGGCTGGTTATTATGTGAGTGTTTCTTCGCGTTCCTATTATCCTGTATTTGACGATGAAGAAATCCACTCCATGCTCATCAGGGCGCAGGAGATGGCAAGATATGTTGAGGACGGTCATCTTGATTGCGGTCTTACAGGTAAAGACTGGATACTTGAACAGAATGCTGATGTTGTTGAGGTTGCAGAGCTTATCTACGGCAAGGGAGGTTTCAGTCCTGTTAAATGGGTTATTGCTGTGCCTATGGATTCTAAAATTAAAAGAGTTGAAGACCTTGAGGGGAAAAGGATTGCTACAGAACTTGTTGGTTTTACAAAAAGGTATCTTAAATCAAAAGGAGTAAAAGCAGAGGTTGATTTTTCATGGGGTGCAACAGAGGTAAAACCTCCTCATCTCGCTGATGCCATCGTAGAACTTACAGAAACAGGTGCATCTTTGAGGGCAAACAATCTCAGAATAGTCGAAACCATCATTGAATCAACAACGAGATTTATAGCCAATAAAAAGGCATGGCAGGACAAATGGAAAAGACAAAAAATGAAGAATATAGCTATGTTGTTACAAGGTGCACTCACTGCAGAGGCAAAAGTAGGTCTCAAAATGAATGTGCCTGAGAAGTCATTTAAGAGGGTCTTAAATCTCCTTTCTGCAATGCATTCACCGACTGTATCTCCACTTTCAGATACAGGATGGTATGCTGTTGAGGTTATAACAGATGAAAAGATGGTCAGGGATTTAATACCGAAATTGAAAAGCATCGGAGCATCAGGGATTGTGGAATATCCTTTGAATAAGGTTATACCCTGA
- a CDS encoding NapC/NirT family cytochrome c, whose product MEAVGVTCTDCHMPKATKSATNKGKYEGDVKTHIFKINTDPKAEMFYEEEVKGKKATFARGFVTLDFACLNCHKNKDINWAAAKAKGIHRYGKM is encoded by the coding sequence ATGGAGGCTGTCGGCGTAACATGCACAGACTGCCATATGCCAAAGGCTACAAAGTCAGCTACAAATAAAGGCAAATATGAAGGTGATGTAAAAACCCATATCTTCAAGATCAACACAGATCCTAAGGCTGAGATGTTCTATGAAGAGGAGGTGAAAGGCAAGAAAGCCACATTTGCAAGGGGATTTGTGACACTGGATTTCGCATGCCTCAACTGCCACAAGAATAAGGACATAAATTGGGCAGCAGCAAAGGCAAAGGGAATACATAGATACGGGAAGATGTAG
- a CDS encoding phosphate/phosphite/phosphonate ABC transporter substrate-binding protein, translating to MGFIKVTITLVILLLACLIGTSCDDKTVDIKKVEPPRIREKTLTIAILPEQNVFEQKKRYKPLAAYLSERLDTNVKIKLLDSYGSIYDEIKNKTIDGAFFGSFNYVLTKARADIEPVARPVEMGEKSNYRGIIFTRKDSGLTEDVRTWKGKRIALVHEVTTAGYIFPRWYLKKYGIKSFEHHFRKIIFTGSHDAAILSVFKGQADIGAAKDLIFEKLLSENPALKKEIVILARSIEVPSNSLCVRGDLNTNIKDLLKKSLLSMHNTPEGKNALKALNAVRFKETIDSEFNVLREMARDLDIDTRAYPFRYRR from the coding sequence ATGGGATTCATAAAAGTCACCATTACCCTTGTAATCCTGTTGCTTGCCTGCCTTATTGGCACTTCCTGCGATGATAAAACAGTGGATATAAAAAAAGTCGAGCCTCCAAGAATAAGGGAAAAGACCCTTACCATTGCAATCCTTCCTGAGCAGAATGTCTTTGAACAGAAAAAGAGGTATAAACCACTCGCAGCATACCTATCAGAGAGACTCGATACGAATGTAAAGATAAAACTCCTTGACAGCTACGGCTCTATCTATGACGAGATCAAAAACAAAACGATAGATGGTGCATTTTTCGGAAGCTTTAATTATGTCCTGACAAAGGCGAGAGCAGATATAGAACCTGTGGCACGTCCTGTAGAGATGGGAGAGAAGTCAAATTACAGGGGGATAATCTTTACAAGAAAGGATTCAGGATTGACAGAAGATGTCAGGACATGGAAAGGCAAGAGAATAGCCCTTGTTCATGAGGTGACAACAGCAGGATATATATTCCCAAGATGGTATCTTAAAAAATACGGCATCAAAAGCTTTGAACATCACTTCAGAAAGATTATCTTTACAGGGAGCCATGATGCTGCGATACTGTCTGTGTTTAAGGGACAGGCAGATATCGGTGCGGCTAAAGACCTGATATTCGAGAAACTCCTCTCTGAAAATCCTGCACTTAAAAAAGAGATAGTTATTCTCGCCAGATCCATAGAGGTGCCGTCAAACAGCCTCTGCGTAAGGGGAGATCTAAACACTAATATAAAAGACCTCCTAAAAAAAAGCCTGTTGTCTATGCATAATACTCCTGAAGGCAAAAATGCACTGAAGGCACTTAATGCGGTCAGATTTAAAGAGACGATAGATTCAGAATTTAATGTTTTAAGGGAAATGGCAAGAGATCTCGATATAGATACAAGGGCATATCCATTCAGGTACAGGCGATGA
- a CDS encoding segregation and condensation protein A — MNPIFYYNNNGKMEEAYNIKLPVFEGPLDLLLHLIRENRIDIYDIPIAVITKQYLQYIEIMKELNLEIASEFLVMAATLIYIKSRMLLPPDETIETEQHEDPRAGLVQRLLEYQAYKEASGILREREEIWANIFSRPPIEQDDIKVEPELYLFDVNIFDLMSALKKIMSKVPPEAIKITRETLTVKDRIAMILEKMEDEHTMRFDALFEEDTTRVQIIVTFLALLEILRLGIVRAYQDKEFGTIWIMRHATT, encoded by the coding sequence ATGAATCCCATATTTTATTATAACAATAACGGAAAGATGGAAGAAGCCTATAATATAAAGCTTCCTGTATTCGAAGGTCCTTTAGACCTTCTTCTGCACCTCATAAGGGAAAACAGGATAGATATTTATGACATACCTATTGCTGTTATTACAAAGCAATATCTCCAATACATCGAAATAATGAAGGAGCTTAATCTCGAGATTGCATCAGAATTCCTTGTCATGGCTGCAACCCTTATCTATATTAAATCTCGAATGCTTCTGCCTCCTGATGAAACTATTGAAACTGAACAACATGAAGACCCCCGTGCTGGCCTTGTGCAAAGGCTTCTTGAATATCAGGCATATAAAGAGGCATCAGGCATATTAAGGGAGAGGGAGGAAATATGGGCTAATATCTTTTCCAGACCGCCGATAGAGCAAGATGATATCAAAGTTGAGCCTGAGTTGTATTTATTTGATGTAAATATCTTCGACCTCATGAGTGCATTGAAGAAAATTATGAGCAAGGTTCCTCCAGAGGCAATAAAGATAACGAGGGAGACCCTGACTGTAAAGGACAGGATTGCGATGATACTGGAAAAAATGGAAGATGAGCATACAATGAGGTTTGACGCGCTTTTTGAGGAAGACACCACAAGGGTTCAGATAATAGTCACATTCCTTGCACTCCTTGAAATTTTAAGACTTGGCATTGTAAGGGCATATCAGGACAAAGAGTTCGGGACAATATGGATCATGCGGCATGCTACTACTTAA
- a CDS encoding Glu/Leu/Phe/Val family dehydrogenase, translating into MDKSVIKEIGPSKVIQLFFPVSNFHAIVVVDNTALGPSIGGVRVSRDVSVEEVKRLARTMTLKNSVSGLPHGGGKAGIIADPRDTKKEHYFRVFSQAIKDLYEYIPGPDMGSNEECMAWIYDEIGRSVGLPEEIGGLPLDKLGATGFGLSECAEIACPYAGIELKGARVAIQGFGSVGRAAARFLSEKGAIIVAASDTKGTICNPDGFDIKELLSIKEETGSVIHYKKGMVKTCEELFLTPCDVLIPAATADVISKENVEGVKAKLILQGANIPITREAEERLYKKGILSVPDFIANAGGVIMAAMEYAKKSEKEAFEAISNRIKKNTKLILEKTFKENIFPRQAAEELAKERVLNAMAYKKVL; encoded by the coding sequence ATGGACAAATCTGTCATCAAGGAAATCGGGCCTTCAAAAGTAATCCAGTTATTCTTCCCTGTCTCCAATTTTCATGCAATCGTTGTTGTGGACAACACTGCACTTGGTCCATCTATAGGCGGTGTAAGGGTTTCCCGTGATGTCTCGGTTGAAGAGGTAAAGAGGCTTGCCAGAACGATGACATTGAAAAACTCTGTTTCAGGGCTTCCACATGGAGGAGGAAAGGCAGGGATAATAGCTGATCCAAGAGATACAAAAAAAGAACATTACTTTAGGGTATTCTCTCAGGCAATAAAAGACCTCTATGAATATATCCCAGGCCCTGACATGGGAAGTAACGAGGAATGCATGGCATGGATTTATGATGAGATTGGAAGGTCAGTAGGGCTCCCTGAAGAGATAGGAGGGCTTCCCCTTGATAAGTTAGGCGCAACAGGTTTTGGGCTTTCCGAATGTGCAGAGATAGCATGCCCTTATGCGGGGATAGAGTTGAAGGGCGCAAGGGTTGCTATACAGGGATTCGGAAGTGTTGGCAGGGCTGCTGCAAGATTTCTTTCCGAAAAGGGAGCGATAATCGTTGCAGCAAGTGACACAAAGGGAACTATCTGTAATCCTGACGGTTTTGATATTAAAGAGTTGCTGAGTATAAAAGAGGAAACGGGAAGCGTCATCCACTACAAAAAAGGAATGGTTAAGACATGTGAGGAACTTTTCTTGACACCCTGTGATGTCCTGATCCCTGCTGCTACTGCTGATGTAATAAGCAAAGAAAATGTCGAAGGTGTAAAAGCAAAATTGATTCTTCAGGGTGCAAATATTCCTATAACAAGAGAGGCAGAAGAAAGACTGTATAAAAAAGGCATTCTTTCAGTGCCTGATTTCATTGCGAATGCCGGCGGTGTGATAATGGCTGCAATGGAGTATGCAAAAAAATCAGAGAAAGAGGCATTTGAAGCCATATCCAATCGCATCAAGAAAAACACGAAATTAATCCTTGAAAAGACCTTTAAAGAGAATATCTTTCCACGGCAGGCAGCAGAAGAACTTGCAAAAGAGAGAGTCTTAAATGCAATGGCATATAAGAAAGTTTTATAG
- the nrdR gene encoding transcriptional regulator NrdR — protein MKCPFCGSIEDKVIDSRASKEGDVIRRRRECLKCEQRFTSYERVEDPFPMVIKKDGSREFFDGHKIITGLKKACEKRPIPITKLEEIEKNIEKKLIGLNVKEIQSTWIGEEIMTALKDLDKVAYVRFASVYRQFKDINDLMEEVKGLFETKKK, from the coding sequence ATGAAGTGCCCATTTTGCGGCAGCATAGAAGATAAAGTAATCGACTCCAGAGCAAGCAAAGAAGGCGATGTCATCAGGAGGAGAAGGGAATGTCTCAAGTGTGAGCAGCGGTTTACCTCATATGAAAGGGTTGAAGACCCTTTTCCTATGGTCATTAAAAAAGATGGAAGCCGTGAGTTTTTTGATGGACATAAGATAATCACAGGTCTAAAAAAGGCATGCGAAAAACGTCCCATCCCTATCACAAAACTTGAAGAAATAGAAAAAAACATCGAAAAGAAATTGATAGGACTCAATGTAAAAGAAATACAGAGCACATGGATAGGAGAAGAGATAATGACAGCCTTAAAAGACCTTGATAAAGTGGCGTATGTGAGATTTGCATCTGTTTACAGACAGTTCAAAGACATAAACGACCTCATGGAAGAAGTAAAGGGGTTGTTCGAGACAAAGAAGAAGTGA
- the glyA gene encoding serine hydroxymethyltransferase — protein sequence MNLEHVKKIDPEIYEAIVRETEREQNKILLIASENYASRAVLEAQGSIFTNKYAEGYPSKRYYGGCEYADIVEKLAIQRAKELFGAEHVNVQPHSGTQANMAVYFSFLKPGDTILGMNLAHGGHLSHGASVNFTGMLYKTVSYGVNKDTGYIEMDEVRRLALQHKPRMIVVGASAYSRIIDFKTFSEISKEVGAYLLADIAHIAGLIAANQHPSPIPYADFVTSTTHKTLRGPRGGIIMCKAEHAKIIDKMIFPGIQGGPLVHVIAAKAVALKEALTEEFKDYQKKVISNAKRLADGLIKRGFKIISGGTDNHLMLVDLSNMNVTGKEAEEALDKAGITVNKNSIPYDDKPPTITSGIRLGTPSITTRGMGDSEIDEIADIISNIIRNINNSSAITDMNKRVKALCDKHPIY from the coding sequence ATGAATCTTGAACATGTAAAAAAAATAGATCCAGAGATATACGAAGCTATAGTCAGAGAAACAGAAAGAGAACAAAACAAAATCCTCCTCATAGCGTCTGAAAACTATGCAAGCCGTGCAGTGCTTGAGGCACAGGGTTCTATATTTACTAATAAATATGCAGAAGGCTATCCAAGCAAGAGATACTATGGAGGCTGTGAATATGCCGATATTGTGGAGAAACTTGCAATACAGAGGGCAAAAGAACTATTTGGTGCAGAGCATGTAAATGTACAGCCTCATTCAGGGACACAGGCAAACATGGCAGTCTATTTTTCATTCTTAAAACCTGGCGATACAATACTCGGAATGAATTTAGCACATGGCGGACACCTCTCTCATGGTGCATCTGTCAACTTCACAGGTATGCTCTATAAAACAGTATCTTACGGCGTGAATAAAGACACGGGTTATATAGAAATGGATGAAGTGAGAAGGCTTGCACTTCAGCATAAACCAAGGATGATAGTGGTTGGCGCAAGCGCATATTCTCGCATAATTGATTTCAAGACATTCTCTGAAATCTCAAAAGAAGTTGGCGCCTATCTACTTGCAGACATAGCACACATTGCCGGCTTGATTGCTGCAAACCAGCATCCATCTCCAATCCCTTATGCAGATTTTGTTACATCAACAACGCACAAAACATTAAGAGGACCAAGAGGTGGAATAATAATGTGCAAGGCAGAGCATGCAAAGATTATCGATAAAATGATATTCCCGGGAATACAAGGAGGCCCACTTGTCCATGTGATTGCTGCAAAGGCAGTAGCTCTAAAAGAAGCATTAACTGAAGAATTCAAAGACTATCAGAAAAAGGTTATAAGTAATGCAAAAAGGCTTGCAGATGGGCTAATTAAACGAGGATTTAAAATAATATCAGGGGGTACAGACAATCATTTGATGCTTGTTGATTTGAGCAATATGAATGTCACAGGCAAAGAAGCTGAGGAAGCACTTGATAAGGCTGGCATAACTGTAAATAAAAATTCTATACCATACGATGACAAACCACCAACAATAACAAGCGGAATAAGACTCGGCACACCCTCTATAACTACAAGAGGAATGGGAGACTCAGAAATAGATGAAATAGCAGATATAATATCAAACATTATTCGCAATATAAACAATTCATCTGCAATAACTGATATGAATAAAAGGGTAAAGGCCCTCTGTGATAAGCATCCTATTTATTGA
- the rpiB gene encoding ribose 5-phosphate isomerase B yields MLIAIGSDHAGLEMKTEIIKVLKELNCEYIDFGTNTSQSVDYPDFGEKVSDAVSIGKVDRGILICGTGIGMSIVANKFPNIRAALCNELFSAKMSRLHNDANILILGGRIIGKDLAKEIVRTWITTPFEGGRHTNRLKKITLIEDKTMKGGPKKSKTLWGSNNES; encoded by the coding sequence ATGCTTATCGCCATCGGCTCTGACCATGCCGGATTAGAAATGAAAACAGAAATAATCAAGGTATTAAAGGAATTGAATTGCGAATATATAGATTTTGGCACAAATACATCCCAATCTGTTGATTATCCTGATTTTGGTGAAAAAGTCTCTGATGCAGTTTCCATAGGAAAAGTTGACAGAGGCATATTGATATGCGGCACAGGAATCGGGATGTCTATTGTCGCAAACAAATTTCCGAATATCCGCGCAGCCCTCTGCAATGAACTATTTTCAGCAAAAATGAGCAGACTGCACAATGATGCGAATATACTCATACTCGGCGGTCGTATTATAGGCAAAGACCTTGCAAAAGAAATAGTCCGCACATGGATAACAACACCATTTGAAGGCGGAAGACATACAAACAGGCTCAAAAAAATCACTTTAATAGAAGACAAGACAATGAAAGGGGGTCCAAAAAAATCCAAGACTCTTTGGGGCAGCAATAATGAATCTTGA
- a CDS encoding helix-turn-helix domain-containing protein, giving the protein MDHKTRIKIIKGNRTLKEFARLLDIPPTTLHTYLNGREPSLSFVNRLHEKLNVNPEWIITGKGSIYKNEVFSDDDAPIKSIIDFLKNSWPKWTQKERCWFEMHFRRNFPEFETWLINNHGKAD; this is encoded by the coding sequence ATGGACCACAAGACAAGAATAAAGATAATAAAAGGCAATCGCACCCTTAAAGAATTTGCAAGGCTACTTGATATTCCTCCAACAACGCTCCATACATATCTAAATGGTCGTGAGCCCTCTTTAAGTTTTGTAAATCGCCTGCATGAAAAGCTCAATGTAAATCCTGAGTGGATCATTACAGGCAAAGGCAGCATATATAAAAATGAAGTGTTTTCTGACGATGATGCCCCTATAAAAAGTATAATAGACTTTTTGAAGAACTCATGGCCAAAATGGACACAAAAAGAGCGGTGCTGGTTCGAGATGCATTTCAGGAGAAATTTTCCTGAATTCGAAACATGGCTGATAAATAATCATGGGAAAGCAGATTAG
- a CDS encoding ATP-binding protein has product MRRIFLIIFGFFLVITTAGMLFVGSRLLEVKERFVYLSDAQRSLIKRSELRDIIHDLKHTAMGEKRSAMQISELKSRAKTVVGECYGCHNSGDVFGYIKGIENKILLFDKEISVSDFYRRPEKVLFTVNYIVPFVETSYTKAKLLADTRLKETYQILEHAKTAAILASLAGFFLFVSFSVVSLKRVSRLEADVKERERVLHDWAEQWQRTFDSIQDMVFIMDKDCKISMMNDMAMKACRQCSKGKGIDTFDDFIKKTCQSVCREGKSREIAIGDSIFTVRSFKMHPDADDKGCVLVIRDITSEREKEMRLIQAEKLSALGQLVAGVAHELNNPLTAISGFSYLLSNTASDNNIRDIAEKINKSAERASGIVQDLLVFSRSPKLEKAPVNIGYLLKEVIGIVSESLSASKIDASVKVSDDIVVMLDNAQMERVLLNLITNAIHAIRDSKKGDMIVLKAYKENNSVFIEVSDNGPGIPDSVIHKIFEPFFTTKGFGKGTGLGLSICHNIVKAHGGNISVKSREGEGTTFIIELPY; this is encoded by the coding sequence ATGAGAAGGATCTTTTTAATAATCTTTGGATTTTTTCTTGTTATTACTACTGCTGGGATGTTGTTTGTTGGTTCAAGACTTTTGGAGGTAAAGGAAAGATTTGTCTATTTATCTGATGCACAGAGGAGCCTTATTAAACGTTCAGAATTAAGAGACATAATCCATGATCTAAAACATACAGCAATGGGTGAGAAGAGGTCTGCCATGCAGATTTCTGAGTTAAAATCAAGGGCAAAGACAGTTGTTGGCGAGTGTTATGGATGTCATAACTCAGGGGATGTCTTTGGTTACATAAAAGGCATTGAAAATAAGATTTTGTTATTTGATAAGGAAATCTCAGTATCTGACTTTTATCGCAGGCCAGAGAAAGTATTGTTCACTGTAAATTATATTGTCCCATTTGTTGAGACTTCATACACAAAGGCAAAACTGCTTGCAGACACCCGGCTAAAAGAAACATATCAGATACTTGAGCATGCTAAAACGGCAGCTATTTTGGCTTCACTCGCTGGATTCTTCCTATTTGTTAGTTTTTCTGTTGTCTCTCTAAAACGGGTCTCGAGGCTCGAAGCTGATGTGAAAGAAAGGGAAAGGGTGCTTCATGACTGGGCTGAGCAATGGCAGAGGACATTTGATTCTATACAGGACATGGTCTTTATCATGGACAAGGACTGCAAGATTTCAATGATGAATGATATGGCAATGAAGGCATGCAGACAATGTTCAAAAGGTAAAGGCATAGATACCTTTGATGATTTTATAAAAAAGACATGCCAGTCTGTATGCAGGGAAGGCAAGAGCAGAGAGATAGCTATTGGGGATAGTATCTTTACTGTTAGGTCTTTTAAAATGCACCCTGATGCAGATGATAAAGGATGCGTGCTTGTTATAAGAGATATAACATCTGAAAGGGAAAAGGAAATGAGGTTGATTCAGGCAGAGAAGCTGTCTGCACTCGGTCAATTGGTTGCTGGGGTTGCCCATGAATTAAATAATCCGCTTACAGCAATATCTGGTTTTAGCTATCTGCTGTCAAATACTGCATCTGATAATAATATCAGGGATATTGCTGAAAAAATAAATAAGTCTGCTGAACGCGCAAGCGGCATTGTGCAGGACCTACTTGTATTTTCAAGGTCGCCTAAATTAGAGAAAGCCCCTGTGAATATAGGGTATCTATTGAAAGAAGTAATTGGTATTGTTTCTGAGTCATTGAGTGCAAGCAAGATAGATGCATCAGTGAAAGTCTCTGATGATATTGTCGTGATGCTCGACAATGCACAGATGGAGAGGGTTTTGTTAAACCTCATAACAAATGCTATACATGCTATCAGAGATTCTAAAAAGGGTGACATGATAGTTTTAAAAGCCTATAAAGAAAATAATAGTGTATTCATAGAGGTGTCTGACAATGGTCCTGGTATCCCTGATAGTGTGATTCACAAGATCTTCGAGCCATTCTTCACAACAAAGGGATTCGGCAAAGGCACAGGTCTTGGATTGAGCATCTGCCATAACATTGTAAAGGCACATGGTGGAAATATAAGTGTAAAGAGTAGAGAAGGTGAAGGGACCACATTTATAATAGAGCTACCGTATTAG
- the argF gene encoding ornithine carbamoyltransferase — protein sequence MNKKRDFLSIWDLSKNEIENLIKRAIDLKSGADKNKCPLIGKSIGLFFEKPSTRTRVSFEVGIYQLGGQSIYLNPKEIQLGRGESIADTARVLSRYLNGIVLRTFSHSSIEEFAAHAAVPVINGLSDLHHPCQALADIMTIIEKKGRLKGIRLAYIGDGNNVANSLIEAAALTGMNIAIACPEGYEPDPDVLDRARGSKDVGDIIILRNPKEAAGMADVIYTDVWISMGQEEEAEKKKSKFRNYQINSQLLQCAKKDVIILHCLPAHRGEEITDEVMDSPNSAVFDQAENRLHTEKALLEFLIR from the coding sequence ATGAATAAAAAAAGGGATTTTCTCTCAATATGGGACTTATCAAAAAATGAAATAGAAAACTTGATAAAAAGGGCAATAGACCTTAAGTCAGGTGCTGATAAAAACAAATGCCCATTAATAGGAAAAAGCATAGGGCTGTTTTTTGAAAAACCTTCAACAAGAACACGGGTATCCTTTGAAGTTGGAATATACCAACTCGGCGGGCAATCAATATATCTAAACCCTAAAGAGATACAACTGGGCAGAGGAGAAAGCATAGCTGACACAGCAAGGGTTTTATCAAGGTACCTGAATGGAATAGTTCTGAGGACATTCTCACATTCATCCATAGAGGAATTTGCAGCCCATGCAGCAGTTCCTGTAATAAATGGCCTTTCAGACTTACACCATCCATGTCAGGCACTTGCAGATATTATGACAATAATAGAAAAAAAAGGAAGGCTCAAAGGTATTCGTCTTGCATACATTGGAGATGGCAACAATGTAGCCAATTCTCTGATAGAGGCTGCAGCACTGACAGGCATGAATATAGCTATTGCATGCCCCGAGGGCTACGAGCCTGACCCTGATGTACTTGACAGGGCAAGAGGCAGCAAAGATGTGGGAGATATAATAATACTCAGAAATCCAAAAGAGGCAGCGGGAATGGCAGATGTTATTTATACAGATGTATGGATAAGCATGGGACAGGAAGAAGAGGCTGAAAAAAAGAAGTCAAAATTCAGGAATTACCAGATAAACAGCCAACTGCTGCAATGTGCAAAAAAAGATGTCATTATACTTCATTGTCTGCCTGCACACAGAGGTGAAGAAATAACAGATGAGGTCATGGACAGCCCAAACAGTGCTGTATTTGACCAGGCAGAAAATAGGCTGCATACTGAAAAGGCATTGTTGGAATTCCTAATACGGTAG